A genomic window from Lycium barbarum isolate Lr01 chromosome 4, ASM1917538v2, whole genome shotgun sequence includes:
- the LOC132638025 gene encoding shikimate O-hydroxycinnamoyltransferase-like — translation MAPYEALYGRKCRSPTGWFEVGEANLFGPDLVHQAIEKQPTCQSHSSTKSTSQFINTSNSSKYFYIHDALARMNDEYLRSAIDYLELMTDLSKLIRGPTYFASPNLNSNSWTKLPVHDSDFGWGKPIHMGPACILYEGTVYILPSSNDDKNLRLAVCLDADHMGLFGKYLYDF, via the exons atggctccatatgaagctctatatggtaGGAAGTGTAGGTCCCCTACTGGTTGGTTTGAAGTCGGAGAAGCAAACTTATTTGGGCCAGACCTTGTTCATCAGGCTATtgaaaag CAACCCACCTGCCAATCACACtcatcaaccaaatcaacatcGCAATTCATCAACACGTCCAATTCATCAAAGTACTTCTACATTCATGATGCGTTGGCAAGAATGAACGATGAATATTTAAGATCGGCGATAGATTATCTCGAATTAATGACAGATTTATCGAAATTAATCCGAGGGCCGACGTATTTTGCTAGTCCTAATCTTAATAGTAATAGTTGGACTAAGTTGCCTGTTCATGATTCAGATTTTGGATGGGGAAAACCAATTCACATGGGACCTGCTTGTATTTTGTATGAAGGGACAGTGTATATATTGCCAAGTTCAAATGATGACAAGAATTTGAGATTGGCTGTGTGTTTAGATGCTGATCATATGGGACTTTTTGGAAAATACTTGTATGATTTTTGA